The proteins below come from a single Eucalyptus grandis isolate ANBG69807.140 chromosome 3, ASM1654582v1, whole genome shotgun sequence genomic window:
- the LOC120291528 gene encoding putative disease resistance protein At4g11170 isoform X1, with protein MNFRGRDTRKGFGDYHYTSLVDAGVHVFRDEEICVGAKIGFDFPSVIAQTKISIVIISENFASSSWCLKELVHILECRRSRGQLVLPIYYKVKPLQLKYLTGRFRGAIDAHKRKMGEMVVNYWIEALREVTSVKGWKSEEFGHEGELVRSVVNEVMIALNGTKRIMSSIDNNEVPTKKPKAKVCEVFLSFRGKTPVKVLLVISILSSRMQEFTCSRKTMTSVMVSRLVWSFSAALCNQRLRSQLSQRIMLPANGAFVS; from the exons ATGAACTTTAGAGGGCGAGACACCCGTAAGGGTTTCGGTGATTATCACTATACTAGCCTTGTCGATGCAGGAGTTCACGTGTTCAGAGATGAAGAGATCTGTGTTGGTGCAAAGATTGGTTTTGATTTTCCTTCCGTTATTGCACAGACTAAGATCTCGATTGTGATTATCTCTGAGAACTTTGCTTCCAGCTCATGGTGCCTTAAGGAGCTAGTTCATATATTAGAGTGCAGGAGAAGCAGAGGGCAACTAGTGTTGCCTATATATTACAAGGTGAAACCCTTGCAATTGAAATATCTTACCGGAAGATTTAGAGGTGCTATTGATgcacataaaaggaaaatgggcGAAATGGTTGTGAATTACTGGATAGAAGCGCTCCGAGAAGTCACTTCGGTGAAAGGATGGAAATCGGAAGAATTTGG ACATGAAGGAGAATTGGTTAGAAGTGTTGTCAACGAAGTTATGATCGCGTTAAATGGAACCAAAAGGATTATGAGCTCGATAGACAATAATGAAGTCCCAACCAAAAAGCCGAAAGCAAAGGTGTGTGAAGTGTTCTTAAGCTTTAGGGGAAAGACACCGGTGAAGGTTTTACTAGTTATCTCTATACTATCCTCGAGGATGCAGGAATTCACGTGTTCAAGGAAGACAATGACCTCCGTGATGGTGAGCAGATTGGTTTGGAGCTTCTCGGCAGCATTATGCAATCAAAGATTGCGATCCCAATTATCTCAGAGAATTATGCTTCCAGCCAATGGTGCCTTCGTGAGCTGA
- the LOC120291528 gene encoding disease resistance-like protein DSC2 isoform X2 encodes MNFRGRDTRKGFGDYHYTSLVDAGVHVFRDEEICVGAKIGFDFPSVIAQTKISIVIISENFASSSWCLKELVHILECRRSRGQLVLPIYYKVKPLQLKYLTGRFRGAIDAHKRKMGEMVVNYWIEALREVTSVKGWKSEEFGHEGELVRSVVNEVMIALNGTKRIMSSIDNNEVPTKKPKAKEFTCSRKTMTSVMVSRLVWSFSAALCNQRLRSQLSQRIMLPANGAFVS; translated from the exons ATGAACTTTAGAGGGCGAGACACCCGTAAGGGTTTCGGTGATTATCACTATACTAGCCTTGTCGATGCAGGAGTTCACGTGTTCAGAGATGAAGAGATCTGTGTTGGTGCAAAGATTGGTTTTGATTTTCCTTCCGTTATTGCACAGACTAAGATCTCGATTGTGATTATCTCTGAGAACTTTGCTTCCAGCTCATGGTGCCTTAAGGAGCTAGTTCATATATTAGAGTGCAGGAGAAGCAGAGGGCAACTAGTGTTGCCTATATATTACAAGGTGAAACCCTTGCAATTGAAATATCTTACCGGAAGATTTAGAGGTGCTATTGATgcacataaaaggaaaatgggcGAAATGGTTGTGAATTACTGGATAGAAGCGCTCCGAGAAGTCACTTCGGTGAAAGGATGGAAATCGGAAGAATTTGG ACATGAAGGAGAATTGGTTAGAAGTGTTGTCAACGAAGTTATGATCGCGTTAAATGGAACCAAAAGGATTATGAGCTCGATAGACAATAATGAAGTCCCAACCAAAAAGCCGAAAGCAAAG GAATTCACGTGTTCAAGGAAGACAATGACCTCCGTGATGGTGAGCAGATTGGTTTGGAGCTTCTCGGCAGCATTATGCAATCAAAGATTGCGATCCCAATTATCTCAGAGAATTATGCTTCCAGCCAATGGTGCCTTCGTGAGCTGA